The following are from one region of the Capsicum annuum cultivar UCD-10X-F1 chromosome 1, UCD10Xv1.1, whole genome shotgun sequence genome:
- the LOC107842299 gene encoding uncharacterized protein LOC107842299 isoform X1: MTLKSIDLAPASWMAVAWRPIYYTPMKEIKKNVSTHFLTYHTISSIYQENLNNEAGEDIPRKDDRISLLPFGLASYKMQSDIWINKAEAHRKFDNLQGAVDSWLKQLNFNHYDFNIFSSKFNMDHIYLF; the protein is encoded by the exons ATGACACTGAAGAGTATTGACTTGGCTCCAGCAAGTTGGATGGCTGTTGCTTG GCGTCCAATTTACTACACGCCGATgaaggaaattaaaaaaaatgtgtcaACACATTTCCTCACCTATCatacaatatcatcaatatatcaag AAAACTTAAACAATGAAGCAGGAGAAGATATCCCGAGGAAAGATGATAGAATTTCTCTTTTACCTTTCGGGCTAGCATCTTACAAGATGCAAAGTGATATATGGATAAACAAGGCTGAAGCCCATAGAAAGTTTGATAATCTTCAAGGTGCTGTTGATTCTTGGCTAAAGCAGCTTAATTTCAATcattatgattttaatattttcagcTCAAAGTTCAATATGGAtcatatttacttattttga
- the LOC107842299 gene encoding uncharacterized protein LOC107842299 isoform X2 yields the protein MTLKSIDLAPASWMAVAWRPIYYTPMKEIKKNVSTHFLTYHTISSIYQGEDIPRKDDRISLLPFGLASYKMQSDIWINKAEAHRKFDNLQGAVDSWLKQLNFNHYDFNIFSSKFNMDHIYLF from the exons ATGACACTGAAGAGTATTGACTTGGCTCCAGCAAGTTGGATGGCTGTTGCTTG GCGTCCAATTTACTACACGCCGATgaaggaaattaaaaaaaatgtgtcaACACATTTCCTCACCTATCatacaatatcatcaatatatcaag GAGAAGATATCCCGAGGAAAGATGATAGAATTTCTCTTTTACCTTTCGGGCTAGCATCTTACAAGATGCAAAGTGATATATGGATAAACAAGGCTGAAGCCCATAGAAAGTTTGATAATCTTCAAGGTGCTGTTGATTCTTGGCTAAAGCAGCTTAATTTCAATcattatgattttaatattttcagcTCAAAGTTCAATATGGAtcatatttacttattttga
- the LOC124897651 gene encoding uncharacterized protein LOC124897651, with the protein MPVIQYYAPTLSAIQIYTIKCPTTLSSCKNLSRAHKVDGNDSDKLSRTFNNNSSNLNIESMEYYPKNHLGYLYYQYSEVAAVKWRYPLVDKVIDLSKNHPGIMTLKSIDLAPASWMAVAWYIFLIF; encoded by the exons ATGCCTGTGATTCAATACTATGCTCCTACATTGTCTGCTATCCAGATATACACCATTAAATGTCCAACAACACTAag TTCATGCAAAAACTTATCAAGAGCACATAAGGTTGATGGAAATGATAGTGACAAGCTATCAAGGACTTTCAACAATAACTCATCAAATTTAAATATTGAGTCAATGGAATACTATCCAAAAAATCATCTTGGCTATCTCTATTATCAATATTCTGAGGTCGCTGCTGTCAAATGGAGATATCCCTTAGTGGATAAG GTTATTGATTTAAGCAAGAATCATCCTGGAATTATGACACTGAAGAGTATTGACTTGGCTCCAGCAAGTTGGATGGCTGTTGCTTGGtacatttttctaattttttag